One segment of Hippopotamus amphibius kiboko isolate mHipAmp2 chromosome 2, mHipAmp2.hap2, whole genome shotgun sequence DNA contains the following:
- the LOC130845682 gene encoding nucleophosmin-like isoform X1, with amino-acid sequence MEDLMDMDTSALRPQNYLLGCELKADQDDHFKVGSGENKHQSSLRTVSLGAGANGKLRTVEAEVMNYVGSPIKVTPATLKTSVQPTVSLGGFEITPPVVSWLKCGSGPVHISGQHLVAVEEDAESEDEEEEDVKLLSISGKHSAPGSGSEFPQEKVKLAADEDEDVEEEAEEKAPVKKSNSSKNRKKTPKMPKGPSSVEDIKAKMQASIEKGGSLPKVEAKSINYVKNCFWMTDQEAIQDLWQWRKSL; translated from the exons ATGGAAGATTTGATGGACATGGACACGAGTGCCCTGAGGCCCCAGAACTATCTTCTCGGTTGTGAACTAAAGGCCGACCAAGATGATCACTTTAAGGTGGGTAGTGGTGAAAATAAGCACCAGTCATCTTTAAGAACGGTCAGTTTAGGGGCTGGCGCAAATGGTAAATTGCGCACTGTTGAAGCAGAGGTAATGAATTATGTTGGCAGTCCAATTAAAGTAACACCGGCAACTTTGAAAACGTCTGTGCAGCCAACGGTTTCTCTTGGGGGCTTTGAAATAACACCACCTGTTGTCTCATGGTTGAAGTGTGGTTCAGGGCCTGTGCATATTAGTGGACAGCACTTAGTAGCTGTGGAGGAGGATGCAGAGTcagaagatgaagaggaggaggatgtgaaACTCCTAAGTATATCTGGAAAGCATTCTGCCCCTGGAAGTGGTAGTGAGTTTCcacaggaaaaagtaaaacttgctgctgatgaagatgaagatgttGAGGAGGAAGCTGAAGAAAAAGCTCCAGTAAAGAAATCT AATTcttcaaaaaacaggaaaaaaactccCAAAATGCCGAAAGGACCTAGCTCTGTAGAAGACATTAAAGCAAAAATGCAAGCAAGTATAGAAAAAGGTGGTTCCCTTCCCAAAGTGGAAGCCAAGTCCATCAATTATGTGAAGAATTGTTTCTGGATGACTGACCAGGAAGCTATTCAAGATCTCTGGCAGTGGAGGAAGTCTCtttaa
- the LOC130845682 gene encoding nucleophosmin-like isoform X2 — protein sequence MEDLMDMDTSALRPQNYLLAVEEDAESEDEEEEDVKLLSISGKHSAPGSGSEFPQEKVKLAADEDEDVEEEAEEKAPVKKSNSSKNRKKTPKMPKGPSSVEDIKAKMQASIEKGGSLPKVEAKSINYVKNCFWMTDQEAIQDLWQWRKSL from the exons ATGGAAGATTTGATGGACATGGACACGAGTGCCCTGAGGCCCCAGAACTATCTTCTCG CTGTGGAGGAGGATGCAGAGTcagaagatgaagaggaggaggatgtgaaACTCCTAAGTATATCTGGAAAGCATTCTGCCCCTGGAAGTGGTAGTGAGTTTCcacaggaaaaagtaaaacttgctgctgatgaagatgaagatgttGAGGAGGAAGCTGAAGAAAAAGCTCCAGTAAAGAAATCT AATTcttcaaaaaacaggaaaaaaactccCAAAATGCCGAAAGGACCTAGCTCTGTAGAAGACATTAAAGCAAAAATGCAAGCAAGTATAGAAAAAGGTGGTTCCCTTCCCAAAGTGGAAGCCAAGTCCATCAATTATGTGAAGAATTGTTTCTGGATGACTGACCAGGAAGCTATTCAAGATCTCTGGCAGTGGAGGAAGTCTCtttaa